In the Clostridium cellulovorans 743B genome, AACCCATTAAGGGGATAAGTCCTTAATGGGTTTTGTATTATACTATACAACTTCCAAAATGGTCTCAAGACTAAAGCTATCTATAACTTTTCTCTAATACTTTCCAAACTCATTATCACTTAAGGATATCTTTACCTTAGATTCCATAGATTCAGTATTTGTTGAACCTTTGCTAGAGTAGCCTTCAGATTTTCTTCGTCTTTCTTTCATATCTTCTATCATTTTTAAAACTTCTAGATTTAAATCTTCTGGATTATGCGTTCCTCTTGACCTTCTAAGCTTAAACCTTGAAACCATATCTCTTAATAATTCTGCTTGACTTGAAAGTTCTTCACTAGCTGCAGCTGATTCCTCAGCAGTGGCTGAATTTGTTTGAGTTACTTGTGCAACTAATTCAATTCCTTGATTAACTTGAGTTATTGCAGTAGCTTGTTCATTTGAAGCGGATGCAATTTCATCAACTAATACAGCTACTTTTGCTACTCCATCAACTATATCATTTAGCGCTATAGCAGTTTCATTAGCAATCTTTGTTCCATCTTCTACTTTTTTAATAGAGCCCTCAATTAATGTAGTTGTTTCTTTTGCAGCGTTAGCGCTTCTAGCTGCTAAATTTCTAACTTCCTCTGCTACAACTGCAAAACCCTTTCCATGCTGACCAGCTCTAGCGGCTTCAACAGCTGCATTAAGGGCAAGAATATTTGTTTGAAATGCAATTTCATCTATAACCTTTATTATTTTCGATATATTAGACGAAGATTCATTAATTTGTTCCATTGCCTTAAGCATATTGTCCATTTGATCGTTACCTTGCAATGCACTATTTTTTACTGTTACTGCAAGTTCATTAGCTTCAAGGGCATTGTCGGCATTTTGCCTTGTTTGAGCTGCTATCTCTTCAATAGATGCTGTTAATTCTTCAATAGAAGTTGCTTGTTCTGTAGACCCCTGTGAAAGTTCTTGTCCAGAATCTGATACCTGTTTTGCACCTAGAGCTACTTGCTCTGAAGAATTATTAATTTCCTCTAATATATTATTTATAGACCCTATAATCTTGCCAAAGGATTTCATAAGTTCACCGATTTCATCCTTACTGTTTGCTTCAACAGAAACATCATAATTTCCTAAAGCAAGTTCATCTCCAACTTCTGTAAGCTTTTTAATAGGTTTACTAATCATGTTTGCAAGAAATATTCCAAGTACAATGGAAACTATTACTGCTACAAATACAACTATTATCATATCTGTAACTACTCTATTTGCAAATGACGTATTACTATCAGAAGTTTCCTTTGCCTGACTAATATTCAATTGTGTAAGTTTTTCAATTTTATCATCAATATCCTGTGCTGTTGTTAAAGCATCTCCATTCAACAATTCAATAGCTTGTTGCATTTGATTATTGATAGCATAGTTAATTATCTTCTCTTGCATTGGCCTATAATTATTTATCAAAACTTTAAGTTCTTCATATAATACCTTTTCTCCATTTGTACTATTACTTTCTATAACAGCATCTAGTTTCCCTATGTTTTCATCCATTATGCTATCAAATAAAGTAATTCTACTTTTATAATAATCTATCTTTGTTTTATCAATTAATATATTTCTAAGATTAACTCTTCCTCTTTGATAAGATGCTCCTAAATCTCTATAATAACCGATAGGCACTACATTTTTCTCATACATTTTTGAATATTTTGAGTTAATATCTTTAAGACTAACAATTCCTACAATTCCTACGATTCCAGCTATTATAGCAACAATTATAAAGCTAATAATCAATTTTACAGAAATCTTGAAATCCCTAAAAGCTTTCATTTGCCATTCCCTCCTGTCATTTTATTCAGTTATATTTTCTAATTCATTAGAATTTATTAGCTTACTAGTGTCTAAAAGAAGCTTTACTTCACTTCCAATTTTTCCTATACCACTTATATATTTATTATTAAAGCTATTGCTTACACTTGGAGGTTCAACTATGCTTTCTTTTTGTATAGATATGACGTCTGAAACACTGTCAATAATTAATCCAACGATAGTATCTTCTACGCTAATAACTATAATACAAGTCCTATCATTGTATTCTCTATAGAGCTTATTAAATCTTAATCTAACATCTATTACTGGTATTATTTTTCCTCTAAGATTTATGATGCCTTTTACATAATTAGGTAGTTCAGGTATCTCTGTAATTGGTTGAATTCCTATTATCTCTATAACATATCTAATTTCAATTCCGTAACACTCTTCACCTATAGAAAAAGTTAAATATTTGTCCTTTAAGGTATCTTCTTCAAAATCCAAAGAATCATCGAAAGCCTCTGACATAATCTACATCCCTCCTCTTTAGTAATTAATAATTGCAGGAATATCTAAAATTAAACTTATTCCTCCATCGCCAAGTAAGGTGCATCCACTGATAAATCTCCTATGATTAATATAATTTGGGAGAGCCTTTACTACAACTGGCTGCTGACCTAATAATTCATCAGCAAATAAACAAACTCCTTTACCTTCGTCTTCAACCATAATTATGATACCCTCTTGAATATTAGTGTTCTTTGGCTTGATCTTTAATAATTGGTGCAATCTTATTATTTTATAACTTTCTCCTCTAACAATAGTCATTTCCTGATCATGAGGATCAATAATCAAGTTTTCTTTTATTAATCTAAAGGACTCTTTTATTAAATTAATAGGGATTGTATATCTATTATTACCTACTGCAATATTCATTCCATCAACAATAGCTAAAGTCAATGGGATTTTAATTGCTATATGAGTCCCTCTCCCCTTTGAACTATCAATGAAGATTTTACCACCTATTTTTTCAATGTTTTCCCTAACAACATCCATACCAACGCCACGACCAGAAAATTCTGATACATTATCTTTAGTGGAGAATCCTGGCATAAATATAAAAGAGTATATATCCTTATCTGTTAGTTGATCCTCAGGTTTATTTATAAGTCCTTGTTCTTTAGCTTTACTAAGAACCTTATCCTTGTCTATTCCTCTTCCATCATCCTTTATAGAAATCCATACATCTCCACCTAGATTTTTTGCCTCTAGTACAATTTTGCCTACAGTTGGTTTATTACTATCAACTCTTTCTTCTGGTCCTTCTAAACCATGATCTATTGAATTTCTCAGTAAATGCATAAGTGGATCACCTAAATTTTCGATAATATTTTTATCCACTTCTGTCTCCTCACCAATAAGTTCTAATTCAACTTCTTTATTAAGCTTTTTACTCATATCTCTTACAACTCTATGCATTTTTTGAAAAGTTCCAGATACGGGTATCATCCTTATAGACATAACTACGTCCTGAAGTTCACCTGATATTTTCTCAAGTAATCTAGCTGCCTTCTGAAAACTATCCGATTGTAATCCTTGGACATCTGGATTTTGCACAACCATCGCCTCTGCAATAACAAGTTCACCCATCAAATCAAGCAATTTATCAATTTTGTTAACATTTACATTTATTATACTTTGCTTAATATTTTTCATTGTATGAGTTTTATCATCTAAACCCATATGTATGTTATTGACCTTTTCACTCTCACCCTGATTTATATCTTCAAGTATCCTTAATTGCACTTTGCGTATGACAGCAGTTTTTAAAAGTAAATCTTCCACTTCATTAAAGCTTTTTAAAGTTGCAAAGCTAACTTTAAATCCTTCTTTTTTTATAATTTCACAATTTTCTTTACTTTCAACTAGTTCTTTGGGAGTATATTCTATATCTTCAGCTATATTTTTCAAGCTATGAATAACTGAAAATGCTCTAATATTCTCCATACTGCAACCTTCGTCAAAAAAAATAACAGCTTCAAATCTATTTTTGCTAAAGTTCTCATCAACTTTAGACCTATTCTTTAAAGGCTGTTGTTCAATAACTTCTTCAATTAGTTCAATATTTTTTTTTACAGTTTCTACATTGTTTGAATTTTTTAGATTGACTAAGTATTGCCTAATCTCACCTTCTAAAATTGCTACGTCTCCATTAACTGGTTTATTAGTTTCAATCTTAGTCAATTCAATCTTAATAAAATCAATACCTTTAAGCACAACGTCTACAAGTGTTGAATAATCCATATGCAAGGGATTATTTTCTCTTATATAAAAGAATAAATCCTCAATAGAATGTGCCAATTTAGATATATGGGTGTACATCATCATAGCAGAGGAGCCTTTTATGGTGTGCATTATTCTAAAAATCTCATTAATATGCTCTTTGCTAAAGCCTGCATTTTTCTCACTATCTATCATTATATTTTCAAGTTGGTCAATAAGCTGAGTACTTTCAAATATAAACATTTCAAGCATAGGCTCTTTTTCAAAACTTGATGGCATCACACTTCCTCCTCACTGATTTTTTATTTTTAAGCAGACATTTTTTAATAGTCTGCTTAAATGCTGTTTAAAGTTTTAATTATATGCTCATCATTAAAAGGTTTCACAATGAATCCACTAGCTCCACTAATTACTGCCTTCATAACCTTGTCCTCTTGACCTAAAGATGAAACCATTATAATCTTAGCATTATTATCAATAGATTTTATAAGTTCCACTGCTTGAATCCCATCCATCTCTGGCATGGTAATATCCATTGTAACTAGATCAGGCTTTAATTCCTGATATTTTGCTACTGCCTCAACACCATTGCAAGCTTCACCTATAACTTCAAAATTATTATTGCTCAGTAAAGTTTTTAGAGAGAGTCTCACGAAAGCTGCGTCATCTACTATTAATATTTTTTTCATAAATTTTCCCATCCTTAAAATTTTATTGTTTCATTAAAATAGTCGTTAGAAATTCCTACAAATTCAATGGGAATGAGAGGGGAATTATACTGCTTAACCCAAAAGGAATTTAATCAACATAATAGACTATATATTCGTTAAAATAGCAAAACAAAAAGCTACTACAAAACAACTAAGATATGGTAACTTAATTATTTTATAGTAGCTTTATTTAATTCTAATCACATGCTAATTCTATACCTTAAACCTTGAAATTTCATCTTTTAATTTTGTAGCACTTTCTTTTGCATTTAAAGCATATTCTAATACTCCATTTGACTTATTGTTAATATTATAAATCCTATTTGCAATATTAGAAGTTCCCTTTGCCCCGTCATTTGATGCATTAGCTACTCCAGCAATAGTACTTAACAATTCATTTACTGAAGTAAAGAGTTTTTCTGTTGTTAGATTTAAATCCATTGAAAATTCTTTATAATATTGAGCATCTTGATTATATTCTTTGTTAGTTTCTTCAAAACCTTCATATTCTTGCAATATTACATGTTCAATAAAACTAAGTAAATTATTAGAATTAGCAGTCAATTCATCCACAGAAGCTAAGATAGTGGATGCAGTATTTTGTATTTTATTTATTGTATTACTGGATTGTTCTGCAAGTTTTCTTATTTCATCAGCAACAACACTAAATCCTTTTCCTGCTTCACCAGCTCTTGCTGACTCTATTGCCGCATTAAGGGCAAGTAAATTAGTCTGTGATGTAATATTACGTATAGACTCAGCTAACTGATTTATTTCTTCTACTGCTTTTGCTTTTTCTATAGATTTTTTTAAGTCTGCAGCAGTATCTTTAAAGATTTTCTCAGTTTCTTTTTGATTCTTTTCTGAAACAATCATTATATTTTCAGCCTTATTTCTGATATCTACAGCCTTTTTAACACTATTATGTGATTTTCCCGATATGTAATTAACATTATTTTTCATTGTTTCCGAAGTGACTGACATTTCTTCTGCAGAAGCTGCTGTCTCTTGCATATTTGCAGAAAGTTCTTCTGTTGTAGCTGACACTTCTTTCACATCATTAGCTAGATCATTAATCTCATTCTTTACGACATCTATCTTGGTTTCAATATCACTAGCCGTGTTAATAACATTACTTATTAAATCCTTCAATGAAAAACTTACGCTATTAATTGATAAAGCAATCTCTTCTATTTCATCCTTTGTCTTTATATCTATTCTTTCTGTTAAATCACCTTTGCTGATTTTTTCTAATGTTCCCTTGATTTTTGAAATATTTTTACCTAACACTTGTGAAAAAATATAAACTGCAACCATAACCGCTACAACTAAAATTACCATTACCAATACGGTAGTCTTAAATACCATACTTTTAATATTCTCAAAGACACTAGCGTCAACATCTATAGCCATAACTGATATAACCTTTCCTTGAGAGTCTTTAATTGGAGCATATGCAGAAATGAAAGTTCCGTATTCGTCAGTATATGCCTTATCAGAGACTACTATTTCTCCATCAAAAGCTTTCTTCATTGTATCAGTCATCTCATATTTATCTAAAAATCCAGATGGTTCTACTGATACATCTACTAAAAACTTAGTAGTATTATCATCAACTTTTAGTAGGGTATAGAAATTTCTTGCCACTGATCTTACTTTTGCCATACTCATAGAGTATTCTATTTTTTTGTATTCATCATTATCTTTTGATCTAGCTTCGATTACCTTTTTTAAAGTATCTCCATCAATAGATTGCTGCAATTCTATAATACAATCCTTTGTTGAAGTTTTAAGTTCTTTTTGAAATTTAGCAAAAATGTAATAATTAGTTACCAAAAGTACTATCACCACAATACTTAAAAGTATTATAGATATTTTTAAAATTTTAGTAGCCAGCTTACTCATATTTATCTCCTTTAAAAATTAATAAACAATATTTTACTTACATTTATATACAATTATAGTTCTTACCATTTCCCACAATGTTCTTCCATAACTCCATACATCTCACCTGTATCAATCCATATATTATCTATCTTAACTCGCCCATTTACTTTTACATAATATTCATCATGTTTTAAATTTATGAAAATTGGTACTATTGGGGGTATATCTTCCTTTGATTTGGAAACCATTAAAATAGTGATTTCTAACTC is a window encoding:
- a CDS encoding chemotaxis protein CheW, encoding MSEAFDDSLDFEEDTLKDKYLTFSIGEECYGIEIRYVIEIIGIQPITEIPELPNYVKGIINLRGKIIPVIDVRLRFNKLYREYNDRTCIIVISVEDTIVGLIIDSVSDVISIQKESIVEPPSVSNSFNNKYISGIGKIGSEVKLLLDTSKLINSNELENITE
- a CDS encoding methyl-accepting chemotaxis protein — encoded protein: MKAFRDFKISVKLIISFIIVAIIAGIVGIVGIVSLKDINSKYSKMYEKNVVPIGYYRDLGASYQRGRVNLRNILIDKTKIDYYKSRITLFDSIMDENIGKLDAVIESNSTNGEKVLYEELKVLINNYRPMQEKIINYAINNQMQQAIELLNGDALTTAQDIDDKIEKLTQLNISQAKETSDSNTSFANRVVTDMIIVVFVAVIVSIVLGIFLANMISKPIKKLTEVGDELALGNYDVSVEANSKDEIGELMKSFGKIIGSINNILEEINNSSEQVALGAKQVSDSGQELSQGSTEQATSIEELTASIEEIAAQTRQNADNALEANELAVTVKNSALQGNDQMDNMLKAMEQINESSSNISKIIKVIDEIAFQTNILALNAAVEAARAGQHGKGFAVVAEEVRNLAARSANAAKETTTLIEGSIKKVEDGTKIANETAIALNDIVDGVAKVAVLVDEIASASNEQATAITQVNQGIELVAQVTQTNSATAEESAAASEELSSQAELLRDMVSRFKLRRSRGTHNPEDLNLEVLKMIEDMKERRRKSEGYSSKGSTNTESMESKVKISLSDNEFGKY
- a CDS encoding methyl-accepting chemotaxis protein; the protein is MSKLATKILKISIILLSIVVIVLLVTNYYIFAKFQKELKTSTKDCIIELQQSIDGDTLKKVIEARSKDNDEYKKIEYSMSMAKVRSVARNFYTLLKVDDNTTKFLVDVSVEPSGFLDKYEMTDTMKKAFDGEIVVSDKAYTDEYGTFISAYAPIKDSQGKVISVMAIDVDASVFENIKSMVFKTTVLVMVILVVAVMVAVYIFSQVLGKNISKIKGTLEKISKGDLTERIDIKTKDEIEEIALSINSVSFSLKDLISNVINTASDIETKIDVVKNEINDLANDVKEVSATTEELSANMQETAASAEEMSVTSETMKNNVNYISGKSHNSVKKAVDIRNKAENIMIVSEKNQKETEKIFKDTAADLKKSIEKAKAVEEINQLAESIRNITSQTNLLALNAAIESARAGEAGKGFSVVADEIRKLAEQSSNTINKIQNTASTILASVDELTANSNNLLSFIEHVILQEYEGFEETNKEYNQDAQYYKEFSMDLNLTTEKLFTSVNELLSTIAGVANASNDGAKGTSNIANRIYNINNKSNGVLEYALNAKESATKLKDEISRFKV
- a CDS encoding response regulator; the encoded protein is MKKILIVDDAAFVRLSLKTLLSNNNFEVIGEACNGVEAVAKYQELKPDLVTMDITMPEMDGIQAVELIKSIDNNAKIIMVSSLGQEDKVMKAVISGASGFIVKPFNDEHIIKTLNSI
- a CDS encoding chemotaxis protein CheA; this encodes MPSSFEKEPMLEMFIFESTQLIDQLENIMIDSEKNAGFSKEHINEIFRIMHTIKGSSAMMMYTHISKLAHSIEDLFFYIRENNPLHMDYSTLVDVVLKGIDFIKIELTKIETNKPVNGDVAILEGEIRQYLVNLKNSNNVETVKKNIELIEEVIEQQPLKNRSKVDENFSKNRFEAVIFFDEGCSMENIRAFSVIHSLKNIAEDIEYTPKELVESKENCEIIKKEGFKVSFATLKSFNEVEDLLLKTAVIRKVQLRILEDINQGESEKVNNIHMGLDDKTHTMKNIKQSIINVNVNKIDKLLDLMGELVIAEAMVVQNPDVQGLQSDSFQKAARLLEKISGELQDVVMSIRMIPVSGTFQKMHRVVRDMSKKLNKEVELELIGEETEVDKNIIENLGDPLMHLLRNSIDHGLEGPEERVDSNKPTVGKIVLEAKNLGGDVWISIKDDGRGIDKDKVLSKAKEQGLINKPEDQLTDKDIYSFIFMPGFSTKDNVSEFSGRGVGMDVVRENIEKIGGKIFIDSSKGRGTHIAIKIPLTLAIVDGMNIAVGNNRYTIPINLIKESFRLIKENLIIDPHDQEMTIVRGESYKIIRLHQLLKIKPKNTNIQEGIIIMVEDEGKGVCLFADELLGQQPVVVKALPNYINHRRFISGCTLLGDGGISLILDIPAIINY